The genomic region ATGATACCATATTTATATATGCTAAAAAATAATATAGAAATGCCAACATTTAAAAAAGATGATAATTTTAATAAAATTTTAATGTTTTCTATATTAATTATTATTTCATTTATTATAGGTGGAACAATATTTTTTAAATTAGGATTACTTGATTCTGTAAAAACTAGTTTAAGTAATTCAGTAGGTGTTAGTGAAAATAACTATATTTATGTGTATATATACATAGTTACAGTAAATTGCACATTAGAAGAATTCTTTTTTAGACATTTTGCATTAAAATTTATTAGAAATACAAGATACACTATATTATTTAGTAGTATTTTG from Oceanivirga salmonicida harbors:
- a CDS encoding CPBP family intramembrane glutamic endopeptidase yields the protein MTKKIKGVILVIILVTIMTFIDIIGGFSYWVRSAIKLMLFGMIPYLYMLKNNIEMPTFKKDDNFNKILMFSILIIISFIIGGTIFFKLGLLDSVKTSLSNSVGVSENNYIYVYIYIVTVNCTLEEFFFRHFALKFIRNTRYTILFSSILFSIYHTGMLRNMFLWYIFALSMLGLMIVGIIFCLLNKNKNSILNSTIVHLVANFCINTIGLIVMYS